The following coding sequences are from one Sciurus carolinensis chromosome 11, mSciCar1.2, whole genome shotgun sequence window:
- the Smim38 gene encoding small integral membrane protein 38, giving the protein MASWLGAGWGPDPLVALLVLILLLRFLLWSCLGTHLDRRLAPRQPRRPKRD; this is encoded by the coding sequence ATGGCCTCCTGGCTGGGGGCCGGCTGGGGCCCCGACCCGCTGGTGGCCCTGCTGGTGCTCATCCTGCTGCTGCGCTTCCTCCTGTGGTCCTGCCTGGGGACCCACCTCGACCGCAGGCTGGCCCCGCGGCAACCCCGCAGACCCAAGCGGGACTAG